In Terrirubrum flagellatum, a genomic segment contains:
- the otsB gene encoding trehalose-phosphatase gives MLEQASQKQQDDEEKQASHLTLKVANCALFLDLDGTLAPFAATPQAVVPTPRRTNLLLRLNEILNERLAVISGRSIDEIDRILERAIMTVAGVHGLQWRDRYGHVRETPGHSSLPQAVDLFASFTRAHQGVVLEVKPLSVALHYRKNPEIGPLARQIAVHVADACGLHLQEGSMVVELLTPGRDKGDAVKTFMAEAPFRGAIPVFIGDDLTDEKGFAAAIAMGGVGIIVGSRQNTLAHARLSDVDAVIAWLEQSAENQTFHMELMR, from the coding sequence GTGCTCGAACAAGCCAGTCAAAAACAACAGGACGATGAAGAGAAACAGGCGTCTCATCTGACGCTGAAAGTCGCGAATTGCGCGCTGTTTCTCGATCTCGACGGCACGCTGGCGCCATTCGCGGCCACGCCGCAGGCCGTCGTTCCCACGCCGCGGCGGACCAATCTGCTTCTCCGGCTCAATGAAATCCTGAACGAACGTCTGGCAGTGATCAGCGGGCGCTCGATCGATGAGATCGACCGGATTCTCGAACGCGCCATCATGACGGTCGCGGGCGTGCATGGTCTGCAATGGCGCGATCGTTACGGACATGTGCGCGAGACGCCCGGTCACAGTTCGTTGCCGCAGGCCGTTGATCTCTTCGCCAGTTTCACGCGCGCGCATCAGGGCGTGGTGCTCGAAGTCAAGCCGTTGAGCGTCGCGCTGCACTATCGCAAGAATCCCGAGATCGGCCCGCTCGCGCGCCAGATCGCCGTGCATGTCGCGGACGCTTGCGGTTTGCATTTGCAGGAAGGATCGATGGTCGTCGAGCTCCTGACGCCGGGACGCGACAAGGGCGATGCGGTCAAGACGTTCATGGCCGAAGCGCCCTTTCGCGGCGCCATCCCGGTCTTCATCGGCGATGATTTGACCGATGAAAAAGGCTTCGCCGCAGCGATCGCCATGGGCGGCGTCGGAATTATCGTCGGCTCGCGCCAGAATACGCTCGCGCATGCGCGGCTTTCCGATGTCGACGCCGTCATCGCGTGGCTCGAACAGAGCGCCGAAAATCAAACCTTCCACATGGAGCTGATGCGTTGA